A portion of the Acidisoma sp. PAMC 29798 genome contains these proteins:
- the hisB gene encoding imidazoleglycerol-phosphate dehydratase HisB produces MDVPPPSSPASALTDAPPASLTDAQRAASLTRKTSETEVTIHLDLDGSGQVRAETGIGFFDHMLTALGRHALFDLDVVARGDLHVDFHHTVEDVGIVLGQLLLKTLGDKRGIGRYGQAIVPMDEALIEAAVDLSGRATLGWQVAFTRPKIGEMDTELFEEFFRALSGNGLFALHLIQKAGRNDHHIAEGCFKATARALRMAVEPDPRQRGAIPSTKGSLAG; encoded by the coding sequence ATGGATGTGCCCCCGCCTTCCTCACCCGCCTCTGCTCTTACGGACGCGCCCCCCGCGTCTCTTACAGACGCGCAGCGCGCAGCCAGTCTGACGCGCAAAACCTCCGAGACCGAGGTGACCATTCACCTTGACCTCGATGGAAGCGGGCAGGTGCGGGCCGAGACCGGCATCGGCTTCTTCGACCATATGCTGACGGCCCTCGGCCGCCACGCGCTGTTCGACCTCGATGTCGTGGCGCGCGGCGACCTGCATGTCGATTTCCACCACACGGTGGAGGATGTCGGCATCGTGCTCGGCCAGCTTCTGCTGAAGACGCTCGGCGACAAGCGCGGCATCGGCCGCTACGGCCAGGCGATCGTGCCGATGGATGAGGCGCTGATCGAAGCGGCGGTCGATCTATCGGGCCGCGCGACCCTCGGCTGGCAGGTCGCCTTCACACGACCGAAGATCGGCGAGATGGATACCGAGTTATTCGAGGAATTCTTCCGTGCCCTGTCCGGCAACGGGCTTTTCGCCCTGCACCTGATCCAAAAGGCTGGGCGCAACGATCACCACATCGCCGAAGGCTGCTTCAAGGCGACCGCGCGGGCGCTACGCATGGCGGTGGAGCCCGATCCGCGCCAACGTGGCGCCATCCCCTCCACCAAGGGCTCGCTGGCGGGATGA